One Festucalex cinctus isolate MCC-2025b chromosome 1, RoL_Fcin_1.0, whole genome shotgun sequence genomic region harbors:
- the tmem70 gene encoding transmembrane protein 70, mitochondrial — translation MYVLDIICKVNMLSLHSMLRTRVWFVSHSISTTCIAATRRGALWSVSTNFGRPRANHLHAVRRLSLNLKPKVQARPPSTCLSTGAQSEDENLIYTGSLGTAVRGVKLFSYSTSGASLFLMPQILLKTGLGVQSLALQVAFCGIIGIFTFFTPVLLHLLTKGYVIRLYHNPDKDTYTAITCSVFLTELRTVFHQKDVSVPAVSKMFTTFYANNTGLLVNPDLFALPQDYNHLMGYDKPFTFRTDYMDRP, via the exons ATGTACGTTTTAGACATCATTTGCAAGGTAAACATGCTTTCTCTTCATAGCATGTTAAGGACGCGAGTTTGGTTTGTTTCTCACTCGATCAGTACAACGTGCATTGCTGCAACACGACGTGGAGCCCTGTGGAGCGTGTCTACTAATTTCGGCCGACCGAGGGCAAATCATCTCCATGCTGTCAGAAGGTTATCGCTTAACCTGAAACCTAAG GTACAGGCTCGCCCTCCATCGACTTGTCTCTCTACTGGGGCCCAATCTGAAGATGAGAACCTTATTTACACAGGCAGTTTGGGAACTGCAGTTCGTG GGGTGAAGTTATTCTCATATAGCACGAGTGGAGCCAGTCTCTTTCTCATGCCACAGATCCTCTTGAAAACTGGACTAGGAGTCCAGAGCCTTGCCCTGCAAGTGGCTTTCTGCGGCATTATCGGCATCTTCACCTTCTTTACCCCTGTGCTCCTCCACCTCCTTACCAAGGGTTACGTGATCCGTCTGTACCACAATCCAGACAAGGACACATACACCGCAATAACCTGCAGCGTCTTCCTTACTGAGTTAAGGACAGTTTTTCACCAGAAGGACGTTAGTGTACCAGCTGTCAGCAAGATGTTCACCACCTTCTACGCCAACAACACAGGGCTGCTGGTGAACCCGGACTTGTTCGCCCTCCCTCAGGATTACAACCACCTCATGGGCTATGACAAGCCCTTCACCTTCAGAACAGATTATATGGACAGGCCATGA
- the cyp7a1 gene encoding cytochrome P450 7A1 has protein sequence MIISIALIWAVLVGFCCILWLAVGIRRRQPGEPAVENGWIPFLGCALQFGANPLQFLHSRQKKHGHIFTCKIAGQYIHFLCDPFSYHSVIRQGRHLDWRKFHFATSQKAFGHDSFDPRHGHTTENLHQTFLKTLQGEALPSLIDSMMEHLQDVMLKSNTLSPSKDHWEVDGIFAFCYKVMFESGYLTLFGKDLGEDKCQARQAAQKALVLNALENFKEFDKIFPALVAGLPIHVFKSAYSARENLAKTMHAENLSKRENVSDLILMRMILNDSLSTFNDVSKARTHVALLWASQANTLPATFWSLFYMIRSPDAMKAAREEVRRILEASGQTVNPNGPMLNLKRDHLDNMPVLDSIIKEAMRLSSASMNVRVAKEDFLLHLDNQEAYHIRKDDVIALYPPMLHYDPEIYEDPYEYKFDRFLDESGQEKSTFFRNGRRLRYFYMPFGSGVTKCPGRFFAIYEIKQFLALVLSYFDMELLDPAIKVPPLDQSRAGLGILQPTYDIDFRYKLKSNF, from the exons ATGATCATAAGCATCGCTCTAATATGGGCAGTGTTGGTGGGCTTCTGCTGCATCCTTTGGCTGGCTGTGGGGATACGACGCAG GCAACCCGGGGAGCCTGCGGTTGAAAATGGTTGGATCCCCTTTCTTGGTTGCGCTCTTCAATTTGGGGCCAACCCTCTCCAGTTCCTCCACAGCCGTCAGAAGAAGCACGGCCACATTTTCACCTGCAAGATTGCGGGCCAGTACATTCACTTCCTGTGTGACCCCTTCTCTTACCATTCAGTCATCAGACAAGGTCGACACCTGGACTGGAGGAAATTCCATTTCGCGACCTCACAAAAG GCATTTGGCCACGACAGCTTCGACCCTCGTCACGGTCACACCACAGAAAATCTCCACCAGACTTTTCTGAAGACTTTGCAAGGCGAAGCATTGCCCTCCCTGATTGACAGCATGATGGAGCATCTCCAGGATGTCATGTTGAAGTCCAACACACTCAGTCCCAGCAAGGATCACTGGGAAGtggatggcatttttgctttttgCTACAAG GTGATGTTTGAGTCGGGCTATCTGACATTGTTCGGTAAAGACCTTGGTGAGGATAAGTGCCAGGCCCGACAGGCAGCTCAGAAAGCCTTGGTGCTCAACGCGTTGGAGAATTTCAAAGAGTTTGACAAGATCTTCCCAGCTTTGGTGGCTGGCCTGCCCATCCATGTCTTTAAGAGTGCCTACAGCGCCAGAGAG AATCTCGCAAAAACGATGCATGCTGAAAACTTGTCCAAGAGGGAGAATGTTTCGGATCTGATCTTGATGAGGATGATCCTCAATGATTCCTTATCCACCTTCAATGACGTCAGCAAGGCCAGGACTCACGTTGCACTGCTGTGGGCTTCACAGGCTAATACTTTGCCGGCAACCTTTTGGAGTCTTTTTTACATGATAAG AAGTCCAGACGCGATGAAAGCAGCTCGTGAGGAGGTGAGAAGAATACTGGAGGCTTCGGGTCAGACCGTAAACCCGAATGGCCCCATGCTGAATCTGAAACGGGACCATTTGGACAATATGCCTGTTTTGG ACAGTATCATCAAGGAAGCCATGCGTCTATCCAGTGCTTCCATGAATGTGCGTGTTGCCAAAGAGGACTTTTTGCTTCACCTCGACAACCAGGAGGCATACCATATAAGGaaagatgatgtcattgcaCTGTACCCGCCCATGCTGCACTACGATCCAGAGATCTATGAAGACCCCTAT GAATATAAATTTGACCGATTTTTGGATGAATCTGGTCAGGAGAAAAGCACGTTCTTTCGCAACGGCAGGAGATTACGTTACTTCTACATGCCCTTTGGGTCGGGGGTCACCAAATGCCCTGGCAGATTTTTTGCCATCTATGAAATTAAGCAGTTCTTGGCTTTGGTTCTGTCTTACTTCGACATGGAACTTCTGGACCCTGCCATCAAAGTTCCACCTCTTGACCAGTCACGTGCCGGTTTAGGAATCCTTCAACCAACATATGATATTGATTTTAGATACAAATTGAAATCTAACTTTTAA